The Phaseolus vulgaris cultivar G19833 chromosome 5, P. vulgaris v2.0, whole genome shotgun sequence genomic interval CCACATTTTTCATGTATTTTTAATccaatatttatattaaatgtgTTCATATTGATATTGATTACACAGAGTGAAGAATCGGGGTGATGCTAGTTACATGAATCATATTATCACACTGTTTATTCAGCTTGCAACACGGTTGGAAGAGAGTTCTAAATCTGTGCATGACAGAAATGCATTACTGAAATCATGGGACAATGACTTGCCTGCAGTCTCCTGCTCTACTTTGTCAAAGTATAAGAAGAATAAGTTGGTGAATGAAAGGAAGTATAGGAGTAATGGGACACATGGTTTGGATAATGTTGAATATACCTCTGATCGAGAAATTAAGAGGCGATTATCAAAGCTGAACAAGAAATCTATGGACTCAGAGAGTGAAACATCTGACGATGATCTTGATATGTCCTATGAAGATGGAAAGAGTGATAGTGATACTACAACCTCTGACTCTGAAAGTGAACGAGAAGTACATTCAGAAAGTCTAATCAGGGAGTCAAGAGGGGAAGGATACTTGACATTTGAGGAAGAGTTGGATTTTATAACTGATGATCGAGAGTGGGGTGCACGCATGACAAAAGCAAGTTTGGTTCCTCCAGTTACCAGGAAATATAAAGTCATTGATGAATATTGCATTGTAGCTGACGAGGATGATGTGCAAAGGAAGATGAGGGTTTCATTACCAGACGACTATGCTGAGAAGCTGAGTGCACAAAAGAATGGCACTGAGGAGTCAGATATGGAACTTCCTGAAGTGAAAGATTACAAACCTAGAAAGCAGCTAGGATATGAGGTTATTGAGCAAGAAGTTTATGGAATTGATCCTTTTACACACAATCTTTTGCTTGATTCTATGCCAGAGGAGTTAGATTGGACTCTGATGGAGAAGCATTTGTTTATAGAAGATACTCTACTTCGAACATTGAATAAGCAAGGTAGAAATTTTACTGGAACTGGAAGCACTCCAATGAGCTACCCATTGCGGCCTGTTGTTGAAGATATTAAAAGACATGCTGAGGAGGATTGTGATGCAAGAATGGTTAAAATGTGTCAAGGAATTCTAAAGGCCATGGATAGTCGTCCTGATGACAAATATGTAGCTTATAGGAAGGTATATCCTCTTTTTGTTTGTTAATTACAATTTAACTGTTATCTTACACTAGTCTGCAAGTGATTCATTTGTCACTGCGATTTTTCATGGTTATGATACTATCTGTTGGGATGGATCATGCAGGGGCTTGGTGTTGTTTGCAACAAGGAAGAAGGATTTGCGGAAGATGATTTTGTTGTGGAGTTTTTGGGAGAGGTATGTCTCAATGGAATTTTACCCTCGAAACTTCAGTCTTTGAATATTAAATTTGCAAGGTATATGTTTCTTCGTGCAAGTTCCTACTTTGGGATAAATTCAGGTTTCCAGTGTAATGTTAAATATTTAAGCAACGATCCATCTAAAGACAGAATAGAAGACTGTGCCCAATCATGATTTGTTCTGTATCTTTGAACATGATTAAACTACTCTTGATCTATTCTCTGCAAAAAGCACAAATCTATACATTTCTGTATTTTACATATGAAACATGTCAAATATCTAAGCAACAACAATTCACTAGAGAATAGAAAATTTTCCATGTGTATGAAGTATGCAATAATTTACTCTCTAATTTGTGACCATAACAAATATTGGCCTATCAGATCCTTGACTTTCTAGTTAGCCTCAGGGATCTGAACTACTTCTCAAAATGCTAGCTGTGGTTTtgtataaaatgttttatttacaaTAATTGTAGATATAGTTGTTTGTTCTTTTGAGTTGATGTGCTCTGCTTGTTCAGTTTATTGAATGCACTAGTGGCTATCCAGTTTAGAAATTTAGTCTGTAGCATCATATGCTTATAGGATTTTGTATTGGTGAGGCATTATAGTTTGTTAAATGTTCTTCATAGGTTTATCCTGTGTGGAAGTGGCTTGAGAAACAAGATGGGATTCGATCTCTGCAGAAAGATAGTAAAGATCCAGCACCAGAATTCTACAACATCTACCTTGAGAGGCCAAAGGTGCCCCCTATCCCTTCAAAATACTGAGGTTATGATGGTTAACTTGATATGATTCATCCATCTTCATTCTATACTGATGAATCTTACAACTTTCATGACAGGGTGATGCTGATGGGTATGACTTAGTTGTTGTTGATGCCATGCATATGGCTAATTATGCCAGTCGAATATGTCATTCGTGCCGACCTAACTGTGAAGCCAAGTAAGTTGTTTGTCTTTCATATTGTATGGTTGTTGTTTGCTGTCTTTTCAGATCCTGATACTAGTTCTCTTGTTtgtaaaacaattttgtttgcTATTTTAGTTCACTGTGTGCACTTTGGGGGTCACTTGTGCATGAAAGATTATACTAATCTATTTACCAAATACAATCATGATTCTTGTGATGACACAAAGAAGGGTTGTGGCTGCTGAAGAAGGGCTGCGGAAGACCTAAACCTAGTTTTAGGAAACAGAAATTTGGGCCAAAGGCCCATTTCAGCCGCAACCCTTCTTTTCTTtggtttttgtttgaaaatggTAACAAACTGCTCGTGGCTCATCATGATCTGCATCTTGCATGTTGTGGTTGTTGCTGACGATCAAATATTGGCATGTTAAATTTAATGAGAATGTTTCCTTTTCCATTCATTATCCtaatatatctatatatttgCTGGGTTCAATTGAAATTTTAGTCcctttattattgttaatgtGTGATTTTGCTCCCTCTAATTTTTGTCGAACTCGATCTGTGCTTTTTAACTTATTACAAATAAGTTCATCACCTTCCATTTGTACTTAAAACTCTCAAATTCTCTTTTTTGTATTCCAAATCGTCAGAAAAGttgaataatttgttttatatattcatTCATTTATAACTCACCAGCCAAAATATCAAATTTCGTAAAAAATAATCCCATAATTTTCCCTTCACACTTGACATCAATTTTCAACTAAACTCTTGGCttccaaattttataaattattttaatgccATATCAATTGTATATTTCCAATTACTTGAGTAGAAATTaagattttgataattttatgtTAACAAAATGGACAAAaggatcattttttttttaaaatagagatttaattcactaaaaaaaataaactagaggGATCAAAATTGCACAAAAAAATGCACTTGAGTTTTTCTGCTAAAAAGAACTTAAATGCAAGCATTGCTACCAGGCTCAGAGTTAAGTCGACATGCAAAGTTGTTGCTTCTTATTCTATTGTCTTGTTTTGTTCTTCAATGTGTTGATGGGCTTTAAATGCTTTTGTGATTGCCCTCTTTTGGTGGGGGAAATTCTTTGGTAAAATAGCAACAAAACACAAATGACTTAAAAGTGCTTTAATAATGACATGGAAGACCTAAACGATCTTATCAAAGGAGAAAAGAGATATTTGTGTGTTCATTTAAGGTAATGATCCTAGTGGATATTAATGATGTCACTAATGACATTTAAGTTGAAATTACCCATTTAATTTTCCAGTGGAAGTAGAATTTGTATAGGTTGATTTCGGAAAGAAATTTCAGCTAGTTGGTCTGCCGAGCTTCCACTTCTGCCCCTTGGCTGTGGCAATAAAGGTGCTGAGGGACCAAGCCTACGTACATGATAGGACTATTGTATTTAAGTCTTTATATTTTGACATTAGTTTGAGGTTTGACCAATGGacacattttatatattttatttcaaatttttccCTGGCAATGACACAGGGCTATTTATTGTTAGTTGAGGATTATATTACTAGGTtgcatgatttttttaattgttaattgTTATACTTTCTGGTAGTTATCTGTTGTTATTTTCACTGTTTTTTCAGGGTTACTGCTGTTGATGGTCAGTATCAAATTGGTATTTATAGTGTTCGTAAAATTCAACATGGTGAGGAGATCACTTTCGACTACAATTCTGTAACAGAGGTTTGTCTTGTTACCTTCCGACTTCTATCTATTTTATTCCATTAGATAAATGTATCCTTAGTATATCGCTGTGTAATGAGTACCTTTCATCTCACTGTAGAGCAAGGAGGAGTATGAAGCTTCAGTTTGTTTGTGTGGAAGCCAAGTATGCCGTGGGAGCTATCTAAATTTGACTGGTGAAGGGGCTTTCCAAAAGGTTTGGACTTGtacaaaaatttcaatttatagttgctaagaaaaaccaaaataagACAGAAATATTGTTAATTGTTCAGTGGAATTACAAGACATGCTTGCTTGTTAATAATGGTAGCGTTTTTTTGCATAAAATCTGAGTTTCTACATATACGTTTCTTCAGTATTTGGTTATTTTATGTGTTGACTGGAGTGTGCTGTCTGTCCTCTTAGGTTCTGAAGGACTCTCATGGAATTCTCGATCGGCATTATTTGATGCTAGAAGCTTGTGAATTAAATTCTGTGTCTGAAGAGGATTATAATGACCTTGGAAGAGCTGGTTTAGGCAGTTGTTTGCTTGGAGGCCTGCCAGATTGGCTTGTTGCTTATGCGGCTCGCCTTGTATGTGCCTTCATCTGTGTTGATAccctttttctgtttttgtggtTGTTGTGTATCAATTTTCTCTAACATATATTCTATGGTGAAGGTGAGATTTATCAATTTTGAAAGAACAAAACTTCCTGAAGAAATTCTAAAGCATAATCtggaagagaaaagaaaatatttttcagatATATGTCTTGAAGTTGAAAGGAGTGATGCCGAAGTTCAGGTTTTCTATCTGTCTATCTGCTTTCTTTTGTGTACATTATTCTCATGAGATGACATTTGTAATATTGTATTCTCATTTTTCCTCCAAATATTGTCCCTTTATCCCACTTTTTGTATGACTCAGGCTGAGGGTGTTTACAACCAAAGGCTTCAGAATCTTGCTGTCACTCTTGATAAGGTGATTATGCGTTCTTATATCTGTATTTGTGTTgtctcattttctatttttttaacgTTGATAAGAAGAAAACTCTTTGGATGTAAACATAATCATAAAGGAGAATTGGTAAACACTAAGTAAGAAATCAAGCATTTCACTAATACACAACACAACCCTTTGTTTTTTGAACTCGATAAATGTCAACTCTTTCTCTGCAAAATATTATCTCATTCTGATAATTAGTTTTCCAATTAATTTTGCTCTCTGTAGTTTGTAGATGATGCTAATTTTTGATGGGGTATTACAGGTAAGGTATGTTATGAGATGTATTTTTGGCGATCCACGGAAAGCACCACCTCCTCTTGAGAAGCTTAGTCCCGAGGCAACTGTTTCCTTCCTCTGGAAAGGTGAGGGTTCATTTGTTGAGGAGCTTCTTAAGTGCATCGCTCCTCATATTGAAGAAGACATCTTGAAAGATCTGAAGTTTAAAATTCATTCTCACGATCCTTCAAATTCAGTAGATATTCAAAAAGAGCTTCGAAAATCTTTGTTATGGTATGTGGTTCGTACATCTAGTTTGTCTTAAGTTTATTTTAACTTGGTGGAACTTCACAATCTTTACAATTTAATTTTCTCATTTTCAAAGGTTGAGGGACGAGGTCCGAAATCTTCCTTGTACATATAAATGTCGGCATGATGCTGCTGCTGACTTAATCCATATTTATGCTTATACCAAGTACTTCTTTAGGATACAGGTATGTTTCTCTATTGCCAATAAGCTACATGGTAcagttaattttttcttttgtaatttttaaaccATACATTAGCAATCTGAAAacagttttaatttttatattgcaGAATTATCAAACGATTACATCACCACCTGTCTATATTAGTCCACTTGACTTAGGTCCCAAGTACACTAACAAGTCGGGAGCAGAATTTCAGGAGTACCGAAAGATATATGGTGAAAATTATTGTTTAGGACAGCTGATATTTTGGCACAACCAGAGTAATGCAGATCCAGATCGGAGCCTGGCTAGAGCTAGCAGGGGTTGCTTGTCTTTACCAGACACCAGTTCCTTTTATGCCAAGGCGCAGAAGCCCTCTCGACATTGTGTTTATGGTCCAAGGACCGTCAGATCTATGCTTGCTAGAAtggttagttttttttatcatgatatattttttaagttattcTGTTATTGTGCTTTTATCATAGATGCGAGTCAAGTAACGGCATCCACAGCCTTGATACCTTCTCATGCTGTTCATAGAAAACCTCTTCTCCACAATTGTCACGTACTGTCTCTGGCAATAATATGCTTCTATGAGCTTCAATCAGATTCAAATCCATTAAGTAGATTCTTTAACAGTGTTAGGAATGACGTGCTTAAAGCCTAGCCCAGATATGTTGATTGTGATTTAGTGTGACACTGGCAATTAATTGGTCATCTATTCTGTTTGTTTATTCAGGAGAAGCAGCCGCAGAGATCTTGGCCCAAAGACCGGATATGGTCATTCAAAAGTTTTCCGAAATTCTTTGGTAGCCCAATGTTAGATGCTGTAGTAAATAACTCTGCACTGGACAGGGAGATGGTTCATTGGTTGAAGCACAGACCTGCCATATTCCAAGCCATGTGGGACCGTTAAAATTTTGCATGGTTTGGAGAATTTTGGTCAGAGCACGCTCGATAAAGCACCTACTTTTAGATGTGGAATGGTTCATCATTCAGAGCTGCTGCCTGTTTTAGCGTGGGTGGGGGTCTGTAATTATTAATCAAAAAGCGTAATTCCTTGTACCGCTTTTCAGTCATTCTTGTGTACAGTTTTGTTGGCCATTGATTTGTAATTCATTTGATTGTAGGGCATTGGTTTTACATTTATGTAATATGAAATGATAGTtaggaagaaaaaagaaaggttATTTCCAGTCTTCTGTGTTCTCGTCTTTTATTAAGCTAAAACTGTGCCCTGTAATTTTCCCCATGAATGGTCCCCTTCAAATATTCGGATCGAGTTCACCTTGGAAACTTCTATTAGGTTGCCCCATTGTGGGGATGTTCTCTGCACTTTTTCGTACTGAGCTGGCACCTGATACTCTTCGAAACCAGTAGCTGATACCCAACATTACGGAGGGAGAAATGATAATCGCTGACACTGTCCTTGCGTGTCTGTTTTTTGTGCTTTTTCGGCTGCAACAAGGTTTGTTAGATgctttaatttttaacttgacagaccattaaaataattgtaaattGAAACAATAAACCCAGCTTCAACTGTTTTTTACCAGTATATTTCCTTATTATTGCAAATTGTTAACTGCTAATTTTTAAAAAGCTGTCCATTTTTGGATGGGAAATTTCCCTAAGCGCCATTTTACATATAAAAGAGAAAGCTGAGGAGAGGGAAATGTGAGTGCGATAGAGAATATATGATGTGGTAGGAATAGAGAACTAGATTTATGttttattgttaatatatagtcacttttttaattcatttagaAGTGTAATTAGTCATCAAAACTAATATTCACTTCTTTCAATCCTCTACGAAAAAGACTTGAGACCGAAGGAGATAGGTGTACTAGATTAGATCGGAAAGTCACAGCCTAGAGGGACATTGTAACTCGTTTCTGGAGGTGTTTTTTTGGTGAATTGTTTGTTGAGTGACTATCCCCGAGGTTGAAATTGAAGGTTTCTGAGTCTCCTTTATCGATTTGGTTTTCTTCATCAGAATGAATATCCATTTGCCAAACACCAGAAATAATAGTTGGCATGTTAGTCCACACTAATAAATAACATTTGCTCTTCGATAATATGACCAGCTTCATTATCTGCTGATTAGAATATGAGTGATTAGTATTTGATCTTAAACTTAGCTTAAGGATCTTATGAACATTATCTGACATTCACGTGTCGCAGTTTGTCTGGAGATTGCGGTGCATGAACTGACGAATCGCTTCACTTTATAACAACAAACCAAGCAGAATCAAATGATTACATGGCACGGATAATTAATAGTTGTAATTGCATGCACACGCAGCTTCGATTTGGTTTTATTTGGGACAAAGAGGAACACTGAATACTCTATCTGATACCCATACTATCACCACCCAAGCAAGCGTCAATTGCAAATTTGTTCTCATTTATATGTTGCAaactaaaatttttaatttttcatattatccaattgaataaaaattataacccaactttttcttacatgaaaAGTTATAGCATTTTTTGTGGATTAATTTTCGTACAAAAGGCGAAAACATAGCGATCTTTCTTACATGAAAGGGAGGGTATCTACACAATTACAAAAatgataataatgaaaaaaaaggaataagTTGTGAGATAATATTATGTGAAAATGTTGTTATGTGGATATGATAATGAGATCACTTTcagataaatgaaaattaatgaTCTTTAACATGTCGACAATTTTAGATGATTAAACACTCTTACAATTGTGGGTTATCTTAGACCGTCTTTCAATTATCATGGTTCTATTCAATCCTGCTTGCATGCTACCGACTCATTTTGGTTAATAATAACTGTTAAATAAGTTATCCGTATGAATATGTACAAAAAGTTTTTTATTCCAAGCAAGTGTAAGGATTGAATTATCTGATTGTATTTTTATACTGTTAGTACATTTTTAAGACTTTATAAATAAAGAtgaatattaaaacaaaaaaatatggtTGATGATTAAGTTATGATTTGTTGAATTcagatataaatattattaaataatatctgAGTTAGTATTAAAAATCGATGTTAATGTcgtttcatttatttttaatcaatatatGTTTGGTTTTAGTAAAATGACACTTTTACACCTTAACTTTTGATGCTTTTGTTGCATTTAATCCGTGATGTTCTCTCTCCCTTTATCAAACTGATGCTTTGGTCGTCTTTATTGTTGTCACATTCTTTTAACATTTGTCCTTTCAGCTGATTTTTGGATAACAATGAAAAAAACACCTACttttctatataaataaaaaaatattttcatctaAATCATATTGGACGAATAGGAAAAACTAAATtataccatatatatatatatatttttatttttatttttgtcattaTTTTTCACACGGATGACCATATAAGCAAATCATAAATTTGAGATACTTTTTTAATGTAAAACCACGTTTGATGCATATAATAACGATTGAGCATAGTGTGTGATTATAACAAAATGAGTATATATACCCATTGGAAGAAGGTGTGAATAATGTGGAACAACTTGGTTCACTGATGGAAGATGGAAGAGGACGAGACATAACCTTTTCAGAATTAAGCATCCCAGCCGTCCGATGGTGATGACATGCAACGGTTGCGATGCAAGCCATGCCTGAAACCATAACTAAATAacaagagaagagaaaagttGACGACAACAGCAGAGTGACAGGGATAataaggaaaagaacaaacggCCAAAAATAGTATCAGAGCagacaaaacaaacaaacaaacaaaccaaCCAACCTCCTTCATCATCCATTCTTCTCATCCCACCTGTTACTTCCTTTCtcattctctctttctctcacataaatataaatttatatattcttttttcttcataatCCAATCTAtgctttttatatttttttcaaaagtaaaaacatACATTTGCCCAACGTTAACACTGTTTTAATAAATCTTAACAATTCATAATTTTTATCCCCAATCTAAAATTTACAATGAGGTCACCATACCATTTGTGTAACGTTTCGACTCTCTCACTAATAAACCCTACCCATTTCTAATGTTTATTGTTAAAtctaataaatgaaataaaaaccaagtaaatataaatatgactgtcaaatttattgatataacaaatggattagtttttatttcaacaGCAAAGAACAAAGAATCCAAATCATCCACCATTCTAATAAAATCTCTCTAATTATTATAAGTTCTAATTGTATAATACAATTTTATTCCGTTGAATTAATTACTACATTAATTATCAATAATTAACTCCTTTCTTATCTTATCTCTCATAAGCTCTTATATATACCCATTTTCATTCATGCAATAGCGTCTTCTCACTTccctctctctcactctctctgTCTGTCTCTAAGTTATGATAATGTATCCCGGCGACGGCTCCTCCTTGGACCCCATGTTTTCCGGCACCAGTTTGCAGTCACTTCTCTCTCTCAACCCTTCCATCTTGGAAGATGGTTTTCCCACCTTGGCTTCCCTAACCGACGACCCTACCTTAATACCGCAACCTTCAGAAGTTCCAAAGCTTCTCGTTCCCAAAACCGAACCCTCACAACCATTCAAATTCTTCCCCCAATATCATCCCACTCCCTTCCTCCATCTTCCCCAGCTCCGCTCCCCGGACCAGCCTCAGCCAAAACGCCAACGGATGGAGTCTCCGCTGATTCCGCAGAGTAACCTGGCTCGCCAACGCAGACAGAAGCTGAGCGAGAAAACGCGGTACCTGCAGAAACTGATGCCATGGGACAAGAAAATGGATCAAGGGACGCTTCTGGAGGAAGCCTACAAATACGTGAGGTTCCTTCAGGCGCAGTTCCGCGTGCTACAGTCCATGCCCTCCCactcctcctcttcctcctcctcctcccgACAAAATACCGCCGCCGTATTCGTAGATCTGGAGAAGCTGAACCGATCACAACTCCTCCAGGTGCTGGTTAACTCCCCCGTCGCTCAAACAATGCTTTATTCTCAGGGCTTTTGTGTCTTCTCTCTGGAACAGTTATCACTGCTCAGACAATTATCCGACAGAAAACACCAGCACCATGATTCTGCTTTCTCCAAATCTGTTTTCAACTAAGTTTAGCTTCTGTATTCAATGTTTTCTGCTATTTTACATTCCTACTTAGTGACTCTTCAATTTCTCAACTATTTTACCTTCTCTCATCTTTCACCTTACCTCACTTTCCTAATCACTTCAACAACACTTAACAATCTCTTTATTAAACCCAATCCTCTTCACACTCTGTTTAATATCTTTTCTGAAAccagatttttattttcacaCCCTCTATCTATAATCGcctaactaaaatattaatattattaaaattatttttgtaacaatttagtcgtatatattttttaaattaaattatattattactaaAATAAATGTGCTAAGTGTGTGTTTATTTAATAAAACGGGtgaaaataatatcatttcttATCTTTATAGTATTTTTCATTCCTTTTCCCTATTTTGCGAATAAGTTGATCATTTTCCTTCTGTACTTAAAACACTCAAATTCTCATTTTTGCGCTCAATATATTCAGTAGAATTGAATcatttgttttatatatttatcatttataaCTCGCCAAAATATCAAATTTCGTTAAAAATAATACCAGATTTATTTCCTTCAAACTCTACCaacaaattctaaataaatttattattatctaaGTGTAATAGAGAGAAGTATAAGGGTGgaaataaaggaaaaataatggAAATGTAGATTATTTAAAAACaggaatgaaaaataaaaataaaataaaattattattattactccAACATATATGGGGTGGAAGGAGAATGAAGAGAGAGAAATAAGTGTCTCTACCTTATCGGATTTGatgaagaaatatattttaagcaAGCAATCAATACAAATTATCCAATAATCTTtataatattgtaaaaaaattaaagacttTTTAAATATAGGATTAATTAAATCTTCTCATTCTCAGCCCTTATGAAGttgttttgaattttatctTAAGAATGTGTTGGGATAAGTGAGAAATTTCAAGATTAGTTGTAAATTATAAAACATTGAATAAAGTATTAAAATGATAAGATGCCTATTAATTCtcgtttaattaaaaattatgttctCAAGATTGGACATGaatatcataaaatataaaagtgtCCATGTACTGCGTTTTTTTACACTAAAAAGGGAACGAATTTTCCATAGGTTAAAAAACGCATTTAACGAAttccaaaatattataaataaattatattatttcaacaatacattaactttttttttatattttagaaaatgtaTTAAATTTCTCTAAAAGAATATATTAACACATTATAcatttaaattgaaatatagaattaataaaaaagttgGGTTAGTGTTTttgacaacaacaaaaaaaaactaaaatatttcaaaCTAAGGTTATATAAAATAGATTCTGAAACAATAACTCATATTTATATCTTTAGAATttgtaaaaaaacatttttgttttcACTTCCTTTTCAATTTTATCCAAACAAATTGTTTGaaccaaaacaataaaaatcacTTGTAAATTAGATATTTCATATATAGGTCTTATTATTGGATGTCCTTCActactttttttattacatgCAACTCCAACTTCATGTTTATTCTACTATTCAACCTCATGTTTGTTTTAGTCTCCCAAAACCTTATCTAGATTTTCATTTTGCTttctttattgtttttgtttacCTTCATCCAACAATATAAATCACATGTTATGTTATCCACAAGACTAcaacaattaatattaatacttcgcttaacaaaaaaatgaaatattagcaactcaattaaaaaaaatataattttttagtacttaatataaaaaaatacccaaatttataagaaacttcaaacttaattaaaaaaatattccaaCATCAGAATCTTTATCAAAGAGAAACTTAATTGTATTCTTTTAGCGTTTTGTATTTTGGGCTTTTAAgtgtttggatttttttttctgttggcACCAAAGATCAATTTGCCTTTATTTCTCTTTGTATAAATAAACTcgcataattttatttttttaatcaaaattaacTTGAGAGGTAAAATTAACTCGCATGCCAATGactatgttgatgatattgcAAAAGGAGTTTGAAAatctaaagaaaaataatgaagaaGAGTTGAGTATGTTGAGAGTTGAGAATGCATATATGAAGTAGAAGTTGAAtgaataaacaattttaaatacaaCTTCATTTGAAACTGTTCAACCATGAACACGTATTCATCATGTTAAAGTGTAGGCCTTAAACAATAGGGGGGTGagttgtttatgaaagatttttgcaaatatTTAAGGTAAATTGAAAGTCAGGgaaaaatcaatcaattagaaaacTGTACAACCAattagaaaactgtttttaatttgattgcaaaaaatcaaccagttatttttccgaaataatcggttgtttataccagcaatgttgaaaatcaaagcaaaagtagttttaaaaaaagtaagataGAGAGATTAacacaaaatatttatattggttcattctttaccaagagctacatccaatcttcaacaaccactaagaattcactaagtaatcaaacattgattacaaacaacacaccaaggtgatgatcttgaacccttcaagaatacacaccacctttggcaaaCACCACATAGTTTTCAGAACAACCTACGAAACTACACAACACCAATTCACGCAGAATTTCAGTGATCAAGAAAGAAAGGAATGGAATACACTTGGGTACAATCAAAGATTAAAGTACACAGAATACATGATAATCATAT includes:
- the LOC137834507 gene encoding transcription factor bHLH117, translating into MIMYPGDGSSLDPMFSGTSLQSLLSLNPSILEDGFPTLASLTDDPTLIPQPSEVPKLLVPKTEPSQPFKFFPQYHPTPFLHLPQLRSPDQPQPKRQRMESPLIPQSNLARQRRQKLSEKTRYLQKLMPWDKKMDQGTLLEEAYKYVRFLQAQFRVLQSMPSHSSSSSSSSRQNTAAVFVDLEKLNRSQLLQVLVNSPVAQTMLYSQGFCVFSLEQLSLLRQLSDRKHQHHDSAFSKSVFN